One window from the genome of Streptococcus parasanguinis encodes:
- the pyrR gene encoding bifunctional pyr operon transcriptional regulator/uracil phosphoribosyltransferase PyrR, with protein MKTKEVVDDLTMKRAITRITYEIIERNKDLSQIVLVGIKTRGVYIARRIQERLSQLEQIDVPVAELDTKPFRDDMKATEDTTVLPVDIAHREVILIDDVLYTGRTIRAAIDNLVSHGRPARVSLAVLVDRGHRELPIRPDFVGKNIPTSKSEEIIVEMVELDGQDRVLIKEA; from the coding sequence ATGAAAACCAAAGAAGTCGTTGATGATTTGACGATGAAACGGGCCATTACCCGGATCACCTACGAAATCATTGAACGAAACAAAGATTTGAGCCAGATTGTGCTGGTGGGGATCAAGACGCGTGGTGTTTACATCGCTCGCCGGATCCAAGAACGCCTCTCTCAGCTGGAACAAATCGATGTCCCTGTAGCAGAACTAGATACCAAGCCTTTCCGAGATGACATGAAGGCGACTGAGGATACGACGGTCTTACCAGTTGATATCGCTCATAGAGAAGTCATTTTGATCGATGATGTCCTCTATACAGGTCGCACGATTCGCGCTGCCATTGACAATCTGGTCAGTCACGGTCGTCCTGCTCGAGTGAGTCTTGCGGTTCTCGTCGACCGTGGGCATCGGGAGTTGCCGATTCGTCCGGACTTTGTTGGGAAAAATATCCCGACAAGTAAGTCAGAGGAAATCATTGTCGAGATGGTGGAGCTAGACGGTCAAGACCGCGTCCTCATCAAAGAAGCTTAA
- a CDS encoding PaaI family thioesterase, translating into MKDFHFDAIAAFENYEIEKMRDGHVVVSTKVVESSLNYYGNAHGGYLFTLCDQISGLVVISQGVDGVTLQSSINYLKAGRLGDVLTIHGECVHSGRTTRVVDVDITNQDGVNVCKATFTMFVTGVRDESAQVRI; encoded by the coding sequence ATGAAAGATTTTCACTTTGATGCAATTGCTGCATTTGAAAATTACGAAATTGAAAAGATGAGAGATGGCCATGTAGTGGTGTCAACCAAGGTCGTTGAATCATCCCTCAATTATTATGGAAATGCGCATGGAGGCTACCTCTTTACCCTGTGTGACCAGATCAGTGGTTTGGTCGTGATTTCTCAGGGAGTCGATGGTGTGACCTTGCAATCCTCCATCAATTACTTGAAAGCAGGGCGTCTGGGGGATGTCCTCACGATCCATGGCGAATGTGTCCACAGTGGACGGACGACTCGAGTTGTGGATGTTGATATTACCAATCAAGACGGTGTCAATGTCTGCAAGGCAACCTTTACGATGTTTGTTACGGGAGTGAGAGATGAATCCGCACAAGTACGCATTTAA
- a CDS encoding zinc ribbon domain-containing protein YjdM, which yields MNNLPNCPKCNSEYVYEDGALLVCPECAYEWNPAEVEEEEGVVAIDANGNKLADGDTVTLIKDLKVKGAPKDLKQGTRVKNIRIVEGDHNIDCKIDGFGAMKLKSEFVKKI from the coding sequence ATGAATAACTTACCAAACTGTCCAAAATGTAACTCTGAATATGTCTATGAAGATGGAGCGCTCTTGGTGTGCCCAGAGTGTGCGTATGAATGGAACCCAGCTGAGGTCGAAGAAGAAGAGGGTGTCGTAGCGATTGATGCCAACGGAAACAAATTGGCTGATGGCGATACGGTGACCTTGATCAAAGATTTGAAAGTGAAGGGTGCACCGAAAGATTTGAAACAAGGTACGCGCGTGAAAAATATCCGTATCGTTGAAGGAGACCACAACATAGATTGTAAGATTGATGGCTTTGGTGCAATGAAACTCAAATCAGAATTTGTGAAGAAGATTTAA
- a CDS encoding HAD family hydrolase, with translation MNPHKYAFKNYIFDFYGTLVDIETDESSPVLWDTMAQIYQSYGASYTGEGLRLRYRELVQQAEADLAKEKQVAHPEIDLTVIFVQLYLESLPSGNSVAHLKEWGRLIARTFRVLSRKRLELYPHTKEVLEDMKTAGCRIYLLSNAQAEFTNPEIDLVGLRELFHAIHLSSDAGVRKPQPEFLLEVLKEHQLNPEKTVMVGNDFTTDVAVAQSIGMESILINTFPYSDTELREKNQTGVRVIRDIQELQED, from the coding sequence ATGAATCCGCACAAGTACGCATTTAAAAATTATATTTTTGATTTTTATGGAACCTTGGTCGACATCGAAACCGATGAGTCAAGTCCAGTTTTATGGGATACCATGGCTCAGATTTACCAATCCTACGGGGCAAGTTACACAGGAGAAGGTCTGCGCCTGCGTTATAGAGAGTTGGTGCAGCAAGCCGAAGCAGACTTGGCCAAGGAAAAACAAGTTGCCCATCCTGAGATTGATCTGACGGTCATTTTTGTGCAATTGTATTTAGAAAGTCTTCCTAGTGGAAACAGTGTTGCCCACCTCAAAGAGTGGGGACGTTTGATTGCACGGACTTTCCGTGTCCTTTCTCGCAAACGATTGGAGCTTTATCCTCACACAAAAGAAGTATTAGAGGATATGAAAACTGCAGGTTGCCGGATCTATCTCTTATCCAATGCCCAAGCAGAATTTACCAATCCTGAGATTGATTTAGTAGGCTTGAGAGAACTTTTCCATGCCATTCACTTGTCATCAGATGCAGGTGTTCGCAAACCTCAGCCAGAGTTCCTCTTGGAAGTGCTGAAAGAACACCAGTTGAACCCTGAAAAAACGGTCATGGTGGGGAATGACTTTACAACAGATGTCGCTGTCGCCCAAAGTATCGGCATGGAGAGTATCTTGATCAATACCTTTCCATACTCTGATACTGAACTGCGCGAGAAGAATCAAACAGGCGTGCGCGTGATTCGGGATATTCAAGAATTGCAAGAAGATTGA
- a CDS encoding Pr6Pr family membrane protein — translation MKSKLLFSYRFLLLILSVLGVYLQLTKHGGFGMMLYYTILSNMLVMFFMGDMVWRMVRGRSTQTQGYLRMKGAVTMSIMITCVIYHFMLAPLATPEKFYRLENFLCHYIVPLMFFFDTLVIDKAKQYRKLDPFLWTSIPLAYMLFALLNGLVLKWPIPGAKDSPFAYFFINVTKYGWAFVGKWVVIIFIAYLLAGYVLYGIKNIKRKSAVS, via the coding sequence ATGAAATCCAAACTATTATTTAGCTATCGTTTTCTATTGCTTATTTTGAGTGTACTTGGCGTTTATCTACAACTGACCAAGCATGGTGGTTTTGGCATGATGCTCTATTACACCATTTTATCCAACATGTTGGTCATGTTCTTTATGGGAGACATGGTTTGGCGCATGGTTCGAGGTCGTTCGACCCAGACTCAGGGCTACCTTCGTATGAAAGGCGCAGTTACCATGTCCATTATGATCACCTGTGTCATCTACCACTTTATGTTGGCGCCTCTTGCGACGCCAGAGAAGTTTTATCGTTTGGAAAACTTCCTTTGTCATTACATCGTTCCTTTGATGTTCTTCTTTGATACTCTAGTGATTGATAAAGCCAAGCAATACCGTAAGCTCGATCCCTTCCTTTGGACCTCGATTCCCCTGGCTTACATGCTCTTTGCCCTTCTCAATGGGTTAGTCTTGAAGTGGCCGATTCCAGGTGCAAAAGATAGTCCCTTTGCCTATTTCTTTATCAATGTTACTAAATACGGCTGGGCCTTTGTGGGCAAATGGGTGGTGATCATTTTTATCGCTTACCTCTTAGCTGGCTATGTGCTCTATGGGATTAAAAATATCAAGCGGAAATCGGCTGTTTCTTAG
- a CDS encoding aspartate carbamoyltransferase catalytic subunit: MSENQIALKNLVSMETLTNEEVMALIKRGIEFKNGAKASYEDQHIISNLFFEPSTRTHKAFEVAELKLGCDLLDFDVKTSSVNKGETLYDTILTMSALGVDVCVIRHPEVDYYKELVESPTITASIVNGGDGSGQHPSQSLLDLMTIYQEFGHFDGLKVCIAGDLDHSRVAKSNMQILKRLGATLYFAGPDEWRSAEFEDYGTFVTIDEVIEEVDVMMFLRVQHERHDYESLFSKENYHRLHGLTQERYDRMKDTAILMHPAPVNRDVEIADHLVEAPKSRIVEQMTNGVFVRMAIIEAVLKGRGAK, translated from the coding sequence ATGTCTGAAAATCAAATCGCTCTTAAAAACCTTGTCTCAATGGAAACTCTTACCAATGAAGAAGTAATGGCATTGATCAAACGTGGGATTGAGTTCAAAAACGGAGCTAAAGCATCCTACGAAGACCAACACATCATCTCAAACCTTTTCTTTGAACCTTCAACTCGTACCCACAAAGCCTTTGAAGTGGCAGAGTTGAAATTGGGATGTGATCTCCTTGACTTTGATGTGAAGACAAGTTCTGTGAACAAAGGGGAAACACTTTACGATACCATCTTGACCATGTCAGCTCTTGGTGTAGATGTCTGCGTCATCCGTCACCCTGAAGTGGACTACTACAAAGAATTGGTTGAAAGCCCAACGATCACAGCCTCTATCGTCAACGGTGGGGACGGTTCAGGTCAACACCCTAGCCAAAGCTTGCTTGATTTGATGACCATCTACCAAGAATTCGGTCACTTTGATGGCTTGAAAGTTTGTATCGCTGGGGACTTGGATCACTCACGTGTGGCAAAATCAAATATGCAAATCTTGAAACGTTTGGGAGCAACCCTCTACTTTGCAGGTCCAGACGAATGGAGAAGTGCGGAATTTGAAGACTATGGAACCTTCGTCACTATCGATGAAGTCATTGAAGAAGTAGATGTGATGATGTTCTTGCGTGTACAACACGAACGTCATGATTACGAATCACTCTTCTCTAAAGAAAACTACCATCGTCTTCATGGCTTGACTCAAGAACGTTATGACCGTATGAAAGATACAGCGATCTTGATGCACCCAGCACCAGTCAACCGTGACGTTGAAATTGCGGACCACTTGGTAGAAGCTCCTAAATCACGTATCGTAGAACAAATGACCAATGGTGTCTTTGTCCGTATGGCCATCATTGAAGCCGTCCTTAAAGGTCGCGGTGCAAAATAA
- a CDS encoding LexA family transcriptional regulator, giving the protein MARGRGKASLQDKEALRIISEKIRELLKEQGKKQIELSRITGIPASTLTGYVKGTSLPVPENLEKIAAFFQVAVADIDPRLRNDFVVIDSEIERLYKQLDEGNQENLLSYGKSLLTHQKERQKIEKQYHSYSVYDSFAAYQNQKQADIVWFDQKIPYDLAFWIHTDSLEPKYEKGAVVLIKQTYYDQAGAIYAIDFDGQTLIKRVFREANGIRLVSLNKKYSDQIIPLDEEPGVIGKVIDGFVPLDLEELK; this is encoded by the coding sequence TTGGCCAGAGGTCGTGGAAAAGCAAGCCTTCAAGACAAAGAGGCATTACGGATTATATCGGAAAAGATTAGAGAATTACTGAAAGAACAAGGAAAAAAACAGATCGAATTATCTCGTATTACTGGAATCCCTGCAAGTACCCTGACTGGATATGTAAAAGGAACTTCTCTTCCCGTTCCCGAAAATTTAGAGAAGATTGCAGCCTTTTTCCAGGTAGCAGTTGCTGATATTGACCCTCGATTGCGCAATGATTTTGTGGTCATTGATTCAGAGATCGAACGATTGTATAAACAGCTCGATGAAGGAAATCAAGAAAATCTTCTTTCTTATGGAAAGAGTCTCTTGACCCATCAAAAAGAAAGACAGAAAATTGAAAAGCAATACCACTCGTATTCTGTCTATGATTCTTTTGCAGCTTACCAAAATCAGAAGCAAGCTGATATCGTCTGGTTTGATCAAAAGATTCCTTACGATTTGGCTTTTTGGATTCATACGGATTCCCTCGAGCCTAAATACGAAAAAGGAGCTGTTGTCTTAATCAAGCAAACCTATTACGATCAGGCAGGAGCTATTTATGCCATTGATTTTGATGGGCAGACCTTGATCAAACGGGTATTTCGTGAGGCCAACGGTATTCGACTGGTATCCCTCAATAAGAAATATAGTGATCAAATCATTCCACTAGATGAGGAACCTGGGGTGATTGGGAAAGTGATTGATGGCTTTGTTCCTCTTGATTTGGAGGAGCTCAAATGA
- a CDS encoding Cof-type HAD-IIB family hydrolase has product MIQLIAIDLDGTLLHEDKSLSKGNIEALHRAHEAGYDIVICTGRPLAGVRPIFEEIGLPDGNYYMIINNGCTTLSTQNWEIIGKEELSLKDMHRLQVLTEDTDVQLTLFDMDHYLVVAPEASELVTMDAGIVNSKPTPVSEEDLPNLVPIFQAMYVGDPSAIDDFQTQHEAALEADFNTVRSQDILFEILPKGASKASALQTLSQTLGYRRDQVMALGDANNDLEMLRFAGYSVAMGNGNAAVKEIADFITLTNDEDGVAHAIHKLIETEKGE; this is encoded by the coding sequence ATGATTCAATTAATCGCGATTGACTTGGATGGAACTCTCTTGCATGAAGATAAATCTCTCTCTAAAGGCAATATTGAAGCTCTTCACCGGGCCCATGAAGCCGGCTATGACATTGTGATCTGTACTGGGCGTCCCTTAGCGGGTGTCCGTCCTATCTTTGAAGAGATTGGACTCCCTGACGGCAACTACTATATGATTATCAATAACGGGTGTACAACCTTGTCTACTCAGAATTGGGAAATCATTGGCAAGGAAGAATTGAGTCTTAAGGACATGCACCGGTTGCAAGTTTTGACGGAAGATACAGACGTCCAGCTAACCTTATTTGACATGGATCACTACTTAGTGGTCGCACCTGAAGCCAGTGAACTTGTCACGATGGATGCGGGCATTGTTAATAGTAAACCGACACCTGTCTCAGAAGAAGATCTGCCCAACCTTGTTCCTATTTTTCAAGCCATGTATGTAGGAGATCCTTCTGCTATTGATGACTTCCAAACTCAGCACGAGGCTGCATTAGAGGCCGATTTTAACACTGTTCGTTCACAGGATATCCTGTTTGAAATCCTGCCAAAAGGCGCGAGCAAGGCTTCTGCTCTTCAAACATTAAGTCAAACATTAGGTTACAGGAGAGACCAGGTCATGGCTCTTGGAGATGCCAATAATGACCTTGAAATGCTACGTTTTGCTGGTTACAGCGTCGCTATGGGAAATGGCAATGCTGCTGTCAAGGAAATCGCAGACTTCATCACCCTGACCAATGATGAGGATGGCGTGGCCCATGCTATTCACAAATTAATTGAAACTGAAAAAGGAGAATGA
- the pepT gene encoding peptidase T: MKYQNLLDRFITYVKVNTRSDENSTTTPSTQSQVDFATNVLIPEMKRVGLQNVYYLPNGYAIGTLPANDPSFTRKIGFISHMDTADFNAENVNPQIVENYDGGVIALGDSGFTLDPADFAHLNNYKGQTLITTDGTTLLGADDKSGIAEIMTAIEYLTAHPEIKHGEIRVGFGPDEEIGVGADQFDAEDFDVDFAYTVDGGPLGELQYETFSAAGAEITFKGRNVHPGTAKGQMINALQLAIDFHNKLPEGARPELTEGYEGFYHLMNIDGTVEEASASYIIRDFETESFEKRKDLMKSIADQMNAELGSERVLLTLKDQYYNMKQVIEKDMTPITLAKEVMEDLGITPIIEPIRGGTDGSKISFMGIPTPNIFAGGENMHGRFEYVSLQTMERSVDTIIGIVTKK; encoded by the coding sequence ATGAAATACCAAAATTTGTTGGACCGTTTTATTACCTATGTAAAGGTTAACACACGTTCAGACGAAAATTCTACAACCACTCCAAGTACCCAATCACAAGTTGATTTTGCAACAAACGTCTTGATCCCTGAAATGAAACGCGTGGGCCTTCAAAACGTCTACTATTTACCAAACGGCTATGCTATTGGAACACTTCCAGCCAATGATCCAAGCTTTACACGCAAGATTGGATTTATTTCTCACATGGATACCGCTGACTTCAATGCCGAAAATGTCAATCCTCAAATCGTTGAGAATTATGATGGGGGTGTCATTGCCCTTGGTGACTCTGGTTTCACACTCGATCCAGCCGATTTTGCCCATTTGAACAACTACAAGGGACAAACCTTGATCACGACTGACGGTACTACCCTTCTGGGTGCAGATGATAAGTCAGGTATCGCTGAAATCATGACAGCTATTGAATACCTGACAGCTCATCCTGAAATCAAACATGGAGAAATCCGTGTCGGCTTTGGTCCCGATGAAGAAATCGGAGTCGGTGCAGATCAATTTGATGCAGAGGATTTTGATGTAGACTTTGCCTATACTGTCGATGGTGGTCCTCTCGGAGAGCTTCAATACGAAACCTTCTCAGCAGCTGGGGCTGAAATCACCTTCAAAGGGCGCAATGTCCACCCAGGTACAGCCAAAGGTCAAATGATCAACGCTCTTCAATTGGCCATTGATTTCCATAACAAACTCCCTGAAGGAGCACGTCCAGAATTAACCGAAGGCTATGAAGGCTTCTACCACTTGATGAACATCGATGGAACTGTCGAGGAAGCAAGTGCCAGCTACATCATTCGGGACTTTGAAACCGAAAGCTTTGAAAAACGCAAAGACCTCATGAAATCTATTGCCGATCAAATGAATGCGGAACTCGGTAGCGAACGCGTTCTCCTCACCCTCAAAGACCAGTACTACAACATGAAGCAAGTGATTGAAAAAGATATGACACCGATTACCCTTGCTAAGGAAGTCATGGAAGATCTTGGAATCACTCCAATCATTGAACCAATCCGAGGTGGTACAGATGGATCTAAAATTTCCTTTATGGGGATTCCAACACCAAATATTTTTGCCGGCGGTGAAAACATGCATGGTCGCTTTGAATACGTTAGCCTCCAAACCATGGAACGCTCAGTTGATACCATTATCGGTATTGTGACCAAAAAATAA
- a CDS encoding GNAT family N-acetyltransferase, producing MIRTVQVKDAGQIRDLCHQALGYDSTLEKVAAQIHKFNSPDSDHFCFVYEEDQTGNILGYVEAEVYESLYSDAGLNILGLAVFPSAQGRGIGCQLMERVEELAKSKHYAFIRLNSASHRKEAHVFYERIGYEGNKMQKRFLKIMN from the coding sequence ATGATTCGTACTGTTCAAGTCAAAGATGCAGGTCAAATTAGAGATTTATGTCACCAAGCATTGGGGTATGATTCGACCCTTGAAAAAGTGGCAGCTCAGATCCATAAATTTAATTCGCCAGATTCGGATCATTTTTGCTTTGTTTATGAAGAGGACCAAACAGGAAATATTCTTGGTTATGTGGAAGCGGAAGTCTATGAAAGCCTCTATAGTGATGCTGGTTTAAATATTTTGGGTCTTGCGGTTTTTCCATCTGCACAAGGACGTGGGATCGGTTGCCAATTGATGGAGCGAGTTGAAGAACTTGCCAAAAGCAAGCATTATGCTTTTATCCGTTTAAATTCTGCCTCTCATCGAAAAGAAGCTCATGTCTTTTACGAACGGATTGGATATGAGGGGAATAAAATGCAGAAGCGATTTTTGAAAATAATGAATTAA
- a CDS encoding carbamoyl phosphate synthase small subunit gives MKRLLVLEDGTVFEGEAFGADLYVTGELVFTTAMTGHQELITDQAFSGQILSFTFPVIGATGINRDDSESITPTCLAVVVQHLVEMPSNWRQQMTLDEFLKRKKIPGIVGIDTRQVAKIVRKYGRMKATVINKGDSIEHILDQLRATVLPKDQVRQVSTKTAYAVPGFGKSIALIDLGVKHSVLRQLSQRDCNVTVYPYDISYNELMEQQPDGVILSSGPGDPHQVKKLCRLIQKINGQIPIWGMGLGAQVLAQAYGAELAPMEVGHFGLNIPVREIATGKIEITSQNHLYSIARDSLPHDLLVTHENVNDHSIEGFRHRYQPILGVQFQVDASPGPRDNLYFYDEFLELIDAKIHESRREKE, from the coding sequence ATGAAACGATTATTGGTCCTAGAGGATGGGACTGTATTTGAAGGAGAAGCCTTTGGTGCAGACTTATATGTGACTGGTGAATTGGTCTTTACGACTGCCATGACAGGCCATCAAGAATTGATTACGGATCAGGCTTTTAGTGGCCAGATCCTCTCCTTTACCTTTCCAGTTATTGGCGCAACAGGGATCAATAGAGATGATTCTGAATCGATTACGCCGACATGTTTGGCAGTAGTCGTTCAGCATTTGGTGGAAATGCCAAGTAATTGGCGGCAGCAGATGACCTTGGATGAATTCTTGAAGCGAAAAAAAATCCCTGGTATTGTAGGGATTGATACAAGACAGGTAGCAAAAATTGTCCGCAAGTATGGACGGATGAAGGCGACTGTCATTAACAAGGGGGATTCGATAGAGCATATCCTGGATCAGTTGCGAGCAACGGTCCTTCCCAAAGACCAAGTGCGTCAAGTCTCGACAAAAACGGCCTATGCTGTACCAGGTTTTGGAAAGAGTATTGCCTTGATTGATTTAGGTGTCAAACACTCTGTCTTACGCCAGCTGAGTCAAAGGGACTGTAATGTTACGGTCTATCCCTATGACATCTCTTATAATGAACTGATGGAACAGCAGCCCGATGGCGTTATTTTATCCAGTGGGCCTGGCGATCCCCATCAGGTGAAAAAACTCTGTCGCTTGATCCAAAAAATCAATGGTCAAATTCCGATCTGGGGCATGGGCTTGGGAGCACAGGTACTGGCTCAAGCTTACGGGGCTGAGCTAGCTCCCATGGAAGTCGGGCATTTCGGCTTAAATATTCCTGTGCGTGAAATTGCGACAGGAAAAATCGAGATAACGAGTCAAAATCATTTGTATAGTATTGCCAGAGATAGTCTGCCTCATGATTTATTGGTCACGCATGAAAACGTAAATGACCATAGTATTGAAGGTTTTCGTCATCGTTACCAACCGATTTTAGGGGTTCAATTCCAAGTGGATGCTAGTCCAGGGCCAAGGGACAATCTCTATTTTTACGATGAATTTTTAGAGTTGATTGATGCCAAAATTCACGAAAGTAGAAGGGAGAAGGAATGA
- a CDS encoding ATP-binding protein, with translation MMKENQKLLLLCGDSYQDISLLAAVNEAQKLNVKDGNALVLYLGEENAITQEAGEQVVVSKLKLDALRTTLLSYTGSRLLLAFADKQILNLLFRLEETGFFKDESIMIIGPSLQRYRSFYQQADQRRLFQELGYQVPASALVGSVREAIEFSEGIQFPIMIWPVASKQGQGRKIAHNLDDLCEAVETGLSVSPSQQCLLEFSTYGFKELDFVVMRDREENHYLAASIESIDPVGIHSSDSYQFMPAVTLTDREFQNLREAAIHISRYLKLTGAVSIKFALDPTSYAFYILEVNPFASDSISMASMGLGYSLFEQGVQLQLGRSLEHLPHPLLKDLKAVYEPSLDYIFFKIPIFSDAAKNARLNTQIHSYGAVYGFGKRIDEAYQQALETIKDKNLLTILPEEMSDDELIQKIARHMPHRLFYILEALKRGFEFEELLDLSKLAPVYLQVLANLVAMEKEAEVATSPAFLPVEPSAGLYEVKAGAAYYLTQNGTNESLGLDAACVLVDDLEICDERFYQKVRKQVKELKEKGQQVILVTNRPFTESLADKVYYLPINETSLHLIQTIDQVKEIVKLSNIQ, from the coding sequence ATGATGAAAGAAAACCAGAAATTGCTTCTCCTATGTGGAGATTCTTATCAGGATATTAGCCTCTTGGCTGCGGTAAATGAAGCACAAAAACTTAATGTCAAGGACGGGAATGCTCTTGTCCTTTATCTGGGTGAAGAAAATGCTATCACACAGGAAGCTGGAGAACAGGTTGTAGTCAGTAAGCTCAAGTTGGATGCTCTTAGGACGACTCTTCTTTCTTATACTGGATCTCGCTTGCTCTTAGCCTTTGCGGATAAACAGATTTTGAATCTCTTGTTTCGTTTGGAAGAAACTGGATTTTTCAAAGACGAATCGATCATGATTATCGGACCGAGCCTCCAACGCTACCGTAGTTTTTATCAGCAGGCGGATCAACGACGCCTCTTTCAAGAGTTGGGCTATCAGGTACCCGCTTCCGCACTGGTTGGTTCGGTTCGCGAAGCCATCGAGTTTTCTGAAGGCATTCAATTTCCTATTATGATCTGGCCGGTAGCGAGTAAGCAAGGGCAGGGGCGAAAGATTGCTCATAACTTGGATGACTTGTGCGAAGCAGTAGAAACAGGACTTTCAGTCTCTCCAAGTCAGCAGTGTTTGCTAGAATTTTCGACCTATGGCTTTAAGGAATTGGATTTTGTCGTCATGCGGGATCGCGAAGAAAATCACTACCTGGCGGCCTCTATTGAAAGCATTGATCCTGTCGGAATCCACTCTAGTGACTCTTATCAATTTATGCCAGCGGTCACCCTGACTGACCGGGAGTTTCAAAATCTTCGTGAAGCAGCAATCCACATTAGTCGCTATTTGAAGCTGACAGGAGCTGTTTCCATCAAGTTTGCTCTTGATCCGACGAGCTATGCTTTTTATATCCTAGAAGTTAACCCATTTGCTTCAGACAGTATCTCGATGGCCTCTATGGGCTTGGGCTATTCCTTGTTTGAGCAAGGAGTTCAGTTACAATTAGGGCGCTCTCTCGAGCATTTGCCTCACCCCTTATTAAAGGATCTAAAGGCTGTTTACGAACCAAGTTTGGACTATATCTTCTTTAAGATCCCGATTTTTTCTGATGCTGCTAAAAATGCCCGCCTCAATACCCAAATTCACTCTTATGGGGCAGTTTATGGATTTGGGAAGAGAATCGATGAAGCTTATCAACAAGCCCTAGAAACCATTAAAGACAAGAACTTGCTGACCATTCTTCCTGAGGAAATGAGCGATGATGAATTAATCCAGAAAATTGCTCGTCATATGCCCCATCGGCTCTTCTATATCTTAGAAGCTTTGAAACGTGGTTTTGAGTTTGAGGAACTCTTGGATTTGAGTAAATTAGCACCTGTCTATTTGCAGGTCCTAGCCAATCTTGTAGCAATGGAAAAAGAAGCAGAAGTTGCAACAAGCCCAGCCTTTCTTCCGGTTGAGCCATCAGCCGGCTTATATGAGGTCAAAGCGGGCGCAGCCTATTATCTGACACAGAATGGAACCAATGAATCATTGGGTTTGGACGCTGCTTGTGTCTTGGTGGATGATCTAGAAATCTGCGATGAGCGTTTTTACCAAAAGGTGAGAAAGCAAGTGAAAGAGCTGAAAGAAAAAGGACAACAGGTGATCTTAGTCACGAATCGTCCTTTTACAGAATCTTTGGCAGATAAAGTCTATTATCTTCCTATTAATGAGACAAGCCTTCACCTGATTCAGACCATTGATCAGGTCAAAGAAATTGTCAAGCTTTCAAACATACAATAA